The genome window CATTTCTTGTTCTCTAACAATAAGCGATGTATATAAAGTCGTCTCTTGTCCTATTTCAGGAAGGTCAAGAAGGATAGTGTTTGAAACTAATACCTCATACCAAACCCCAGAATTTGTTTGGATAGTAGCTTTTGGAGCAGTTTTGTCATAAATTATTCCTGTAATTCCTGCAATCATGAAGACCTCGTCACAGTACTTGTAGTATTGATAATACAATTATCAAAATAAGCATTTTGCTTGGTTAAAAATGTCACAAGATCTTGATACAAATAATCTTCTATTTGTTGTGTATGCTGCATAGGAATAATATCTTTTACAATCTGTTGACATTCTTCATGAGTACTATTTGCTAAAATATAACGAGCCATAGGAATACCAATAGGAGACATGCTTAGCGTTGAAATTCCTAGCCCATAAAGTAAGCGAATAAAATAAGGCTCTTTTGCCATTTCTCCACAGATGGATAGAGGTATATTGTGTTCAAGACATTGTTGACCAGCATAATATAATAATCGAATAATAGCTGGATGGGCAGAGTTATGGTAATGAGAAACATAATTATTATTTCTATCTGTAGCTAATATATATTGGGTTAAATCATTTGTTCCTATGCTAATAAAATCAATATGTGGAAAATAATCTGGTAAACAAATTAATGCCGAGGGGACTTCTGCCATTATTCCAATAGGAATAGTAAAAGGTGTCGTATATAATTCTTTATAGCATTCTATAATAATAGCTTTTAAAGTAAGTAAATCATCTAGCGTGGTCACAAAAGGTATTATTATTTTGATATTAGGATTTAAGTGATAGGATCTTAATAATGCTCGGATTTGTTTTTTGAATTCTTGTGGATCTCTAACAAATTGACGGGTAGATCTAAATCCTAAAAATGGATTTCCTTCATCAAGCGGTGTTATAGAAGAATTTTTAATGGTTTTATCTCCACCCAAATCTAAAGTTCTTATAGAAATGGGTAAGTTTTTAGTTTCTTTGAAAAAAGACTCGTAATAGAGCGTTTGCTCTTCTTCGCTAAATAATTGTTCTTGTAACAAAACCATCGTTTCAGTGCGTAATAATCCTACCCCATCAGCATTGTATTTGTGAATTAGATGAATATCATACAGATTTCCAATATTAGCTAAAATAGAAATAGGGTACCCATCTTTAGTTGTATGACAATTTTTTGCAGAAGCTATTATATTTTCTTCATATTGAATATGGCGTTGAATAAGATTGTGATAAAATATACAAGTTTTAGGGAGAGGATTTATAATAACATCTCCACCATAACCATCCATAATAATTTTATCTCTTCTATTAATATGTTCAATAATAGTTTTTACACCAAAAATAGCTGGGATATCTAATGCTTCAGCAAGAATGGCTGCATGTGAAGTTGCGCCACCATCAGCTGTGATAATTCCTTGTATATATTCTAAAGGAAGATGTAAGAGATCGGCTGCAGAGATACTTTCAGCAACAATTATCTTGGGTTTATTTATACTTCCATAACCACGAGAACCTGTAAGTCTTTCTAACAGTGTATAACCAATAGATTGGAAGTCATCAAAACGAGAGCGAAAATATTTATTATCAATTTTAGCAAATTCTTGTTTTATTGTTTCTATATTTTGCAGTATAATATATGTTGCAGGTATTTTTTGTTTTTCAATATGTTCTGGAATTCTTTTTTTAAATACAGGATCATTAAGAATTGCTATGTATAAATCAACCATCTGTTGATTTGTATTATTAGATAATGCGATATTATTATATTTTAATTGTTGGAATTCATGTTGTAAGGTAGTGATAATTTTTAGATAATTATCAATTTCTATAGTAGGATCTATAGTGGTACATTTCTTTTTGAGAAGTGTTTTTATAGGATTAACTTTTATAAAAACAGTACCTTCTGCAATCCCTTGATTTATAGGGATACCTTTTAGTTTTAACATATATAAATCCTAATAATATAATATTTATTGTATATATTATACATCGTTTTTTAAAAAAATCAATTATGAAAACATTTATATAAAAAAATATTTTAATTAAATAAATTGCCGATAATATTATTAAATATCTAAGGAGATAAAAATGGGTCAAATTATAGAATACTTAGTCATTACTTTCGTTATATTAGGAGTATTATTTGGGTTTGTAAATGGGTTCATAAGAGTTTTTTTTTCATGGTTTAGTGTTTTAGTAGGGGCAATTATAGCAATGAATTTTTCTTATGGGTTTACTAAATCATTTTTTCCAAATTATGCAAACAATATAATTCTGATATTTTTTATAGGTGTAGTATTATTTTCTATTGTCTATTTAGTTATAACACAAATAGCTCACCTTTGTTCAAATGCTTTTCAAACAAAAAATATGGGAGGATTAGAAAATCTTCTTGGAGGTTTTTTTGGAGGTATTCAAGTAATGATCGTAGTAGGTTTAGCGATATATTGGATTATGGCTTTAAATATAGTTGATATGTCTCAATATCCTATATCAATGTTTTCAGCATATTGGGCTGAAAAATTTATATTATTAGTTGGATCTCAAGTAGATGTTGCTAATCATCTTTTAAAATAATTTTCATTATTTTGCTTATCAAATATCTTGACAAATTATTGTATAAATTATAATATGATAAATACCAATGTTTTTTATAATTAAAGAGGAATAGTGAACTTAAAATATAGTGTTTTTTTTCTTATAATAATTTTGACTTCTTTGTCTTTTACACAAGAGAATGACAATGCTTCTCAAGTTGATCCAGACATTGTTTATTTTTCAGATTATGTATATACGGTAATTAATAAATTGCCAGATATACAACTAAATAAATTGAAGAATATAGAAGCTTCAGTAAATCTTTTAAAAGCTTTGAAACAAAAAGAATGGGAATTTAATGTAAGAAGTGGTGCTTTTCAAGAGAGTGATTTCACAGGAAATATTGATTCTCCATTTATATTT of Spirochaetota bacterium contains these proteins:
- the ptsP gene encoding phosphoenolpyruvate--protein phosphotransferase; the protein is MLKLKGIPINQGIAEGTVFIKVNPIKTLLKKKCTTIDPTIEIDNYLKIITTLQHEFQQLKYNNIALSNNTNQQMVDLYIAILNDPVFKKRIPEHIEKQKIPATYIILQNIETIKQEFAKIDNKYFRSRFDDFQSIGYTLLERLTGSRGYGSINKPKIIVAESISAADLLHLPLEYIQGIITADGGATSHAAILAEALDIPAIFGVKTIIEHINRRDKIIMDGYGGDVIINPLPKTCIFYHNLIQRHIQYEENIIASAKNCHTTKDGYPISILANIGNLYDIHLIHKYNADGVGLLRTETMVLLQEQLFSEEEQTLYYESFFKETKNLPISIRTLDLGGDKTIKNSSITPLDEGNPFLGFRSTRQFVRDPQEFKKQIRALLRSYHLNPNIKIIIPFVTTLDDLLTLKAIIIECYKELYTTPFTIPIGIMAEVPSALICLPDYFPHIDFISIGTNDLTQYILATDRNNNYVSHYHNSAHPAIIRLLYYAGQQCLEHNIPLSICGEMAKEPYFIRLLYGLGISTLSMSPIGIPMARYILANSTHEECQQIVKDIIPMQHTQQIEDYLYQDLVTFLTKQNAYFDNCIINTTSTVTRSS
- a CDS encoding CvpA family protein, whose product is MGQIIEYLVITFVILGVLFGFVNGFIRVFFSWFSVLVGAIIAMNFSYGFTKSFFPNYANNIILIFFIGVVLFSIVYLVITQIAHLCSNAFQTKNMGGLENLLGGFFGGIQVMIVVGLAIYWIMALNIVDMSQYPISMFSAYWAEKFILLVGSQVDVANHLLK